One Arthrobacter sp. B3I4 genomic window, CGACGACCGTGTACCCCCAGGCAGGGGCTTCGACGCCGAACTGGGCGAAGAAGCTGCGCACGAAGCCGTTACCGGAATAGAACGTCAGAATCGCCCAGGAGGCAATGACGACGGGGATGAACAAGGGAACGACGGCGAGGCCCGAGAGGAGGCTGGCCAGCCAGCCTCCTCTCAACCTCAAATACAGCCCGATCCCCATAGCCATAAACAGCACGGTGGAGGCACTCACCACAGTGACAAGGAGGGTGACTCCGAGGTCGGCCAGGAACATCGGATTCGTGAACACATCCTGATAGGCCGCCAGCGTCCCCCACCAGTTCTCCGCTTCATGGACGTTCAGCCCGATCGTGGCTACGACCGAGTTCAGTCCCCCCGTGAAGCCGAGACTGAATGCCAGCGCGAGGACTATCGGGAAACCGACGAAAGTCAGGATGAAAAGGATCGGCGGCAGGGCCATGGCGAAACCAAGGCGGGAAAGACCCTGATTCTTTTGGCGAGCCGGCCGCGACCGGCGCGCCAGCCGTCCCCGGCGGACCGGCTGCGCCTCCCCGCCCGTACTCGGAACTGACGCCATGGTGCCCTCGCTACTGCCGCCGTCGGACTCTTGCACGGTGCTACTTCCCCGGCACCTTTTCAGCCCACAGCCTGTTCAGGTCCTTCGTCATCGGGTTGAAATAGGTCAGCCGAAGGTTTTCGGTGTCAGCCCTCTCGAACTGCTTCTGGACCTCGGGAGGCAATTTGTCCAGGCTGATGACCGGGTAACCAGCCAAGGTGTCGACGGTGAGGGCCTGCGCCTTCGGGGTGAGGACCCAGTTGGCCAACTTGAGCGCGGCGTCCTGCCGCGGAGAGGTTTTTGGGATGCCCAGGTACGCCGCGCCGCCGGTCAGTGAAGGTTCACTGATCTGCGTGTAGGCCACCGTCTTGGGGATCTGCCCGGTTTTCTGGCCGTTGATGAACATGTCCGACCACACCGGGGCCATCGCCAGCTCGCCGCTTCCGAGCATTTTCAGGACTTGGTCGTTGCCGTTGGGGTAGACGCCTTTTTGGTAGACGTAGGGGTTCAGGCTGGCCAGCGTCTTGAATCCTTCGTCCCAGTATTTCTCCAGATCGGGCTCATAGCCGGTGACCATTTTCTGGCGGACATCCGCAGGGACGTTCATATCCAGGACCGAAGTGACGAAGGACTGACCGGAACCGCCGGAGTTAGGCGTGTTGTAGGTGAATTTGCCCGGGTTCGCCTTGATCCAGGCCAGCACATCGGCCATGGTCTTCGGCGGGGTAGGAACCGTTTTGGTGTCGTAGGCCAACAACACTGAGGAACCGCGGTAAGGAATGCCTCCCGAGCCGCCTGCGGTGACGGTGTCTTTGGGAAGACCGTCCAAGGCAGCGATGTTGCTCGGCGAAACAGGCGTGAGCAGATTGGCTGCGGACGCCTGGGAAACGAACCCGGCATCGACGAGGTCAAAACCCGGGTCTTTGCCCTGCTGGACGGCGCTGGTCATCTTCGCCATCGTCTGCTGGTCATGTTCGCCATGCAGGTCAAGCGTCACTTTGACCTTGTAGCCCGGGTTGTCCTTCTCGAAGGCGGGACCGAGCGAATTCTGCCAAAGATCACTGACGTTGGACCCGCCACTGATGAAAACGGTCAAGGTCTTGTCTCCGCTATCACCGCCGGCGGCCGGCTGCGACCCGCTGCTGCTTTGCACGCAGCCGCTCAGCGCCAGGGCCGTGACCCCTGCCATCGCACCTGCTGTGACCAGTTTCTGTATTTTCACTGTTCCCCCTGAGATTTAGCGTCGAAGCAAGTTCAGGACAGCGGGTCCGGCCAGGCGGTGAGTTCCGCGAAGGACCATGGGCTCGCAATAGCGGTGCCCTCTTCCCAAGCACCATTGCTATTTTGTAAGAAGGTACTGACAAACGGACATATACGCAAGGGGTTCATGGAGCCCCAGGCCCGGCCGACGGCAGGGGGCGAAAGGCGGTCGACGTCGCCGAGACACCGACTGTTATTATCGAGTCACTTGTCCTAACAAGCTGACAAAGGGACACAAGCATTGAAGGGAACGACGTCATGGTTCGGTTGGACCTGAACATCGACCGCACATCTCCTGTACCGCTGTACCACCAGGTGGCCCAAGGCATCGAGTCGGCCATTCACA contains:
- a CDS encoding extracellular solute-binding protein, which produces MKIQKLVTAGAMAGVTALALSGCVQSSSGSQPAAGGDSGDKTLTVFISGGSNVSDLWQNSLGPAFEKDNPGYKVKVTLDLHGEHDQQTMAKMTSAVQQGKDPGFDLVDAGFVSQASAANLLTPVSPSNIAALDGLPKDTVTAGGSGGIPYRGSSVLLAYDTKTVPTPPKTMADVLAWIKANPGKFTYNTPNSGGSGQSFVTSVLDMNVPADVRQKMVTGYEPDLEKYWDEGFKTLASLNPYVYQKGVYPNGNDQVLKMLGSGELAMAPVWSDMFINGQKTGQIPKTVAYTQISEPSLTGGAAYLGIPKTSPRQDAALKLANWVLTPKAQALTVDTLAGYPVISLDKLPPEVQKQFERADTENLRLTYFNPMTKDLNRLWAEKVPGK
- a CDS encoding ABC transporter permease produces the protein MALPPILFILTFVGFPIVLALAFSLGFTGGLNSVVATIGLNVHEAENWWGTLAAYQDVFTNPMFLADLGVTLLVTVVSASTVLFMAMGIGLYLRLRGGWLASLLSGLAVVPLFIPVVIASWAILTFYSGNGFVRSFFAQFGVEAPAWGYTVVAVIIASIWTSLPFAVLMIASGLQAIPDAMIESARDAGAGFLRIVTSIMVPMAFVPIVIAGTFTAISVIGSFTVPYFTGPNTPNMLGVELTKYFISFNQPQQSMVMAFAVFIAASGIAGFYVWANLRSAKDQGRV